The following proteins are encoded in a genomic region of Cercospora beticola chromosome 8, complete sequence:
- a CDS encoding uncharacterized protein (CAZy:GH128), whose translation MEILSTLFAFLLLLGFSAARPYVSSSSSTTTTTCTTKLRTTTTRSTTTKCSTTASVKKYKSTTSSVPKAGGYHTKSATTSSKAGGYHPKSTSTSKAGGYAPKSSTTPSKAGGYLPKTTTTSSNAQYYGDKTSITTLTTSTSKAVYPDETSTSTTKSASSTSTSSETSTSATSSDVTTSTASSTTSSVGSTSSASSTSTVSSTYSVSTTSSTSTVSTTSSASFSTSSSTTASITTTTSSSITTSSSTSITSSTTTTAACKAIPTAGVGKRGLAYNYAAVTDLFATTTCPATSGTSKVTWTYNWYSAPQDPRLQETPRDLNPFVQFVPMLWSAHPDLTSVWFDNVAAAKEQGWTEILAFNEPDLCVEGAGASCMTVEEAVEAYRTYISPLKAQGFRLGGPAVTSSDTGKAWIRSFLQQCTGCNIDFIPIHWYGSPAQYGEFFSYLYEFYYGVVAEQYPIWVTEYGLTSGTADVVEKFMFDTMYEMDTQATFVEKYAWYMAGAPGVFPGNLVSGSALSDFGKIYDKAPGRRPPPP comes from the coding sequence ATGGAGATCCTGTCCACTCTTTTTGCAttcttgcttctgctgggCTTTTCCGCAGCCCGGCCTTATGTTTCTAGCAGTAGCTCGACTACGACTACCACATGTACTACTAAGCTGAGAACGACTACCACTCGTTCGACAACGACGAAATGCTCCACCACCGCATCTGTGAAGAAGTACAAATCCACAACTTCTTCTGTTCCCAAAGCCGGAGGGTATCACACCAAGTCCGCGACCACTTCTTCCAAGGCTGGAGGCTATCATCCAAAGTCAACAAGCACTTCTAAAGCCGGCGGATATGCTCCAAAGTCATCGACCACACCTTCGAAGGCTGGCGGATATCTACCAAAGACGACGACCACTTCTTCGAATGCTCAGTACTATGGCGATAAGACTAGCATCACTACCTTGACCACTTCTACTTCCAAGGCTGTTTACCCGGATGAAACTTCGACCTCGACCACGAAATCGgcgtcttcgacttcgacttcgagcgaGACGAGCACATCTGCCACGAGCTCCGATGTGACCACATCCACAGCATCGAGCACCACTTCCAGTGTCGGCAGCACTTCTAGTGCCAGCAGCACTTCTACTGTCAGCAGCACTTACAGTGTCAGTACCACTTCATCAACGAGCACAGTCTCAACTACCTCCTCGGCCTCtttctccacctcctcctccaccacggcATCGAtaaccacaaccacatcctCTTCAATCACAACGAGCTCCTCTACCTCGATAACCTCATCGACCACAACTACCGCGGCTTGCAAGGCCATTCCTACAGCAGGCGTCGGCAAGCGAGGTCTCGCATACAACTATGCCGCCGTGACAGATCTCTTCGCTACCACAACCTGCCCAGCAACATCTGGCACATCCAAGGTCACCTGGACCTACAACTGGTACAGCGCCCCACAAGATCCCAGACTCCAGGAAACCCCTCGCGACCTGAACCCCTTCGTGCAATTCGTCCCCATGCTCTGGTCCGCCCATCCCGATCTCACCAGCGTCTGGTTCGACAACGTCGCAGCCGCCAAAGAGCAAGGCTGGACCGAAATCCTCGCCTTCAACGAACCCGACCTCTGCGTCGAAGGCGCAGGAGCAAGCTGCATGACAGTCGAAGAAGCGGTCGAAGCCTACAGAACATACATCTCCCCCTTGAAAGCTCAAGGTTTCCGTCTCGGAGGCCCAGCCGTCACGAGCAGCGACACTGGAAAAGCCTGGATTCGCTCTTTCTTGCAGCAATGTACAGGCTGTAATATCGATTTTATCCCTATCCATTGGTATGGCAGTCCTGCGCAGTACGGCGAGTTCTTTTCGTACCTCTACGAATTCTACTATGGAGTTGTCGCTGAGCAATACCCGATTTGGGTCACCGAGTATGGTCTTACAAGCGGAACGGCTGACGTCGTGGAGAAGTTCATGTTCGATACTATGTATGAGATGGATACTCAGGCGACCTTTGTGGAGAAGTATGCGTGGTACATGGCTGGTGCTCCGGGCGTTTTCCCTGGAAATTTGGTGTCGGGTAGTGCTTTGTCGGACTTTGGGAAGATTTACGATAAGGCACCTGGTCGCaggccaccaccaccgtaG
- a CDS encoding uncharacterized protein (BUSCO:EOG09260MBW) has product MFTFTPLLGAQTDSPASQSLLELDGGIKILVDVGWDETFDAEKLHTLEKHVSTLSLVLLTHATVDHIGAYAHCCKHIPQFSQVPVYATTPVINLGRTLLVDLYASSPLAASVIPVSAIAPSALQPETAPNLLYASPSADEIAAYFGAIHPLRYSQPHQPVPASFSPPVGNLTITAYSAGHTPGGTIWHIQHGLESIVYAADWNQGRENLLSGAAWLSGGSNITEGLQRPTALICSSKGVEKTEVLPRKKRDELLVSLIRETIAQGGKVLIPTDSSARVLELAFILNHTWRENVSGPHADTYRNTRIYMASKTSKSTVRQLSSMLEWMDEAIIRDAEAAMSKTQADEGRVPNLLDWQFVKQIESRNKLDQALRRKRPCIILASDTSLEWGFARQAMEKMAQDPQNLVILTENTPQNDVTRPSLAQQLANVWRSSNKSSSQAGAKVVGADGQSVQLRQVTAEPLTGEEDMLYQQYAARQRQLHSNLQGDNAANDTATAEIADDQAEESSDDEDEDQDPEQQGRALNLSAQMTQSNKRKAGLSDAELGINVLIRGKNVHDFDVRNRKGRDKVFPFVQRKPKSDDYGDIIKPEDYLRAEERDTVDGVDMRADAKQDVTTVGQKRKWGDANAKNKKDRKPQPDERQKVEEKREPDDIDALIAKATGVAGDGDAANGVESESEDDESDYEPDEGEDKPPQKAVFTTVEITVQLRIAHIDFSGLHEKRDLQMLIPLIRPRKLILISGSVSETQALATECRQLLSEGGEQKSDVFAPLAGEVIDASVDTNAWTIKLSRQLVKKLTWQNVRGLGVVALTGRVDAEPVEGGGESAEDENVKKKLKMIKGEAEDADSDSKAARPGVPAVPVLDLVQTAASTAHQRATQPVHVGDLKLTDMRKLMLASGHSAEFRGEGTLLIDHTVVIRKSPSGRIEVEAGPGGLQQPQYRTKDNEASFYAVRKLIYGGLAVVAGV; this is encoded by the coding sequence ATGTTCACCTTCACGCCGCTGCTGGGCGCGCAAACCGACTCGCCGGCGTCGCAGTCGCTATTGGAACTCGATGGCGGCATCAAGATTCTCGTCGACGTGGGCTGGGACGAGACATTCGATGCTGAGAAGCTGCATACACTAGAAAAGCACGTGTCGACACTGTCGCTCGTCTTGCTGACCCATGCGACCGTCGACCATATCGGCGCATACGCGCACTGCTGCAAACACATTCCGCAGTTCAGTCAAGTGCCCGTGTACGCGACTACGCCAGTCATCAACCTGGGACGAACGCTGCTGGTTGATCTCTACGCCTCGTCTCCTCTCGCCGCCTCCGTTATCCCCGTCAGCGCCATCGCCCCAAGCGCGCTTCAGCCAGAAACAGCACCGAATCTCCTCTACGCGTCTCCTTCTGCAGACGAGATCGCGGCATATTTTGGCGCAATCCATCCTCTTCGCTACAGCCAGCCACACCAGCCAGTACCCGCGTCTTTCTCGCCTCCTGTAGGCAACCTCACAATCACTGCGTACAGTGCTGGACACACACCTGGAGGGACAATATGGCACATTCAGCATGGCCTAGAGAGCATTGTCTATGCCGCAGACTGGAATCAAGGCCGTGAGAATCTGCTATCGGGAGCGGCATGGCTCTCTGGAGGTTCGAACATCACAGAAGGCCTACAGCGGCCGACTGCCCTGATATGCAGCTCGAAGGGTGTTGAGAAAACAGAGGTTCTgccgagaaagaagagggATGAACTTCTTGTCAGCTTGATACGGGAGACTATTGCTCAGGGTGGTAAGGTCTTGATTCCGACGGACTCTTCGGCAAGAGTGCTGGAGCTCGCATTCATTCTCAATCATACATGGCGAGAGAATGTCAGTGGTCCGCATGCAGACACGTACCGCAACACCAGGATATACATGGCGAGCAAGACGAGCAAAAGCACGGTACGCCAGCTGTCGAGCATGTTGGAATGGATGGACGAAGCCATCATCAGGGACGCCGAGGCTGCCATGAGCAAAACGCAGGCAGATGAGGGAAGAGTGCCGAATTTACTGGACTGGCAGTTCGTGAAGCAGATTGAAAGCAGAAACAAGCTGGATCAAGCATTGCGGCGGAAGAGGCCATGTATCATACTAGCCAGCGACACCTCGCTTGAATGGGGATTTGCACGACAAgcaatggagaagatggcccAAGACCCTCAGAATCTAGTCATTCTCACTGAAAACACGCCACAGAACGACGTGACGCGGCCAAGTCTTGCACAGCAACTGGCGAACGTATGGCGATCTAGCAACAAATCTTCTTCCCAAGCCGGCGCGAAAGTCGTTGGCGCTGATGGGCAGAGTGTGCAACTGCGACAAGTCACGGCCGAGCCGCTCACTGGAGAGGAGGATATGCTGTATCAACAATATGCTGCGCGTCAACGACAGCTTCATAGCAATCTGCAAGGTGACAATGCTGCCAATGACACGGCCACTGCAGAGATTGCAGACGACCAGGCGGAAGAATCttcagacgacgaagatgaagatcagGATCCTGAGCAGCAGGGACGAGCGCTCAATTTGTCTGCGCAAATGACGCAGAGCAACAAGCGCAAAGCTGGTCTATCGGATGCGGAGCTGGGCATCAACGTCCTTATCAGGGGCAAGAATGTTCACGACTTTGACGTACGAAACAGGAAGGGGCGCGACAAAGTCTTTCCTTTCGTACAGCGCAAGCCCAAGAGCGACGATTATGGCGACATCATCAAACCTGAGGACTACTTGCGCGCGGAAGAACGTGATACTGTCGATGGCGTGGACATGCGCGCTGATGCGAAACAAGATGTTACTACTGTCGGTCAGAAGCGCAAATGGGGCGATGCGAATGCGAAAAATAAGAAAGATCGCAAGCCGCAGCCCGATGAGCGACAGAAGGTGGAAGAGAAGCGGGAACCAGACGACATCGATGCGCTCATCGCGAAGGCTACAGGGGTTGCGGGTGACGGCGATGCAGCAAACGGGGTCGAGTCGGAatcagaagacgacgagagtGACTACGAGCCTGATGAGGGCGAGGACAAGCCACCACAAAAGGCTGTCTTTACCACTGTGGAGATCACAGTACAGCTTCGCATAGCGCACATCGATTTTTCTGGACTGCACGAAAAGCGAGACTTGCAAATGCTGATACCACTCATCAGACCACGGAAGCTCATTCTCATCTCCGGAAGTGTTTCTGAGACACAGGCTTTGGCCACCGAATGTCGGCAACTTCTATCGGAAGGCGGCGAGCAAAAGTCGGATGTCTTCGCCCCACTCGCTGGCGAGGTGATCGATGCCAGCGTTGACACGAACGCTTGGACAATCAAGCTAAGTCGACAGCTGGTCAAGAAGCTCACGTGGCAGAATGTGCGCGGCCTCGGTGTCGTTGCACTTACAGGACGAGTAGATGCCGAGCCAGTCGAGGGTGGCGGCGAGTCAGCGGAGGATGAGAacgtcaagaagaagctcaagatgaTCAAAGGAGAGGCTGAGGACGCAGATTCGGACAGTAAAGCTGCCCGGCCTGGCGTCCCAGCAGTACCAGTCCTTGATCTCGTACAGACTGCAGCATCAACAGCCCACCAGCGAGCGACACAGCCTGTCCATGTTGGTGATTTGAAGTTGACCGATATGCGGAAGCTGATGCTTGCTTCTGGCCATTCCGCTGAGTTCCGAGGAGAGGGCACACTACTGATTGATCACACTGTGGTCATCAGAAAGAGTCCATCGGGCAGAATCGAAGTAGAAGCTGGACCGGGCGGGTTGCAGCAGCCGCAGTACAGGACCAAAGACAACGAGGCCAGCTTTTACGCTGTCAGGAAGTTGATATATGGCGGCCTGGCAGTTGTTGCCGGTGTATGA